The Ovis canadensis isolate MfBH-ARS-UI-01 breed Bighorn chromosome 13, ARS-UI_OviCan_v2, whole genome shotgun sequence genome includes a region encoding these proteins:
- the FLRT3 gene encoding leucine-rich repeat transmembrane protein FLRT3, whose amino-acid sequence MISPAWSIFLIGTKIGLFLQVAPLSVMAKPCPSVCRCDAGFIYCNDRFLTSIPTGIPEDATTLYLQNNQINNAGIPSDLKNLLKVERIYLYHNSLDEFPTNLPKYVKELHLQENNIRTITYDSLSKIPYLEELHLDDNSVSAVSIEEGAFRDSNYLRLLFLSRNHLSTIPWGLPRTIEELRLDDNRISTISSPSLQGLTSLKRLVLDGNLLNNHGLGDKVFFNLVNLTELSLVRNSLTAAPVNLPGTNLRKLYLQDNHINRVPPNAFSYLRQLYRLDMSNNNLSNLPQGIFDDLDNITQLILRNNPWYCGCKMKWVRDWLQSLPVKVNVRGLMCQAPEKVRGMAIKDLNAELFDCKDNPVVSTIQIITGTPNTVHPAQGQWPAPVTKQPDTKNPKLTKDQRTTGIPARKTITITVKSVTSDTIHISWKLVLPMTALRLSWLKLDHSPAFGSITETIVTGERSEYLVTALEPDSPYRVCMVPMETSNLYLFDETPVCIETETAPLRMYNPTTTLNREQEKEPYKNPNLPLAAIIGGAVALVTIALLALVCWYVHRNGSLFSRNCAYSKGRRRKDDYAEAGTKKDNSILEIRETSFQMLPISNEPISKEEFVIHTIFPPNGMNLYKNSHSESSSNRSYRDSGIPDSDHSHS is encoded by the coding sequence ATGATCAGCCCAGCCTGGAGCATCTTCCTCATTGGGACTAAAATTGGGCTGTTCCTCCAGGTGGCACCGCTATCAGTTATGGCTAAACCCTGTCCATCTGTGTGCCGCTGTGATGCCGGTTTCATTTACTGTAACGATCGCTTTCTGACATCCATTCCAACAGGAATACCAGAGGATGCTACAACTCTCTACCTTCagaacaaccaaataaataatgcTGGGATTCCATCAGATTTGAAAAACTTGCTGAAAGTAGAAAGAATATACCTATATCACAACAGTTTAGATGAATTTCCTACCAATCTACCAAAGTACGTCAAAGAGTTACATCTGCAAGAAAATAACATAAGAACCATCACTTATGATTCACTTTCAAAAATTCCCTATCTGGAAGAATTACATTTAGATGATAACTCTGTCTCAGCTGTTAGCATTGAAGAGGGGGCATTTAGAGACAGTAACTATCTGCGGCTGCTCTTCCTGTCTCGTAATCACCTTAGCACAATCCCCTGGGGTCTGCCCAGGACTATAGAAGAGCTCCGCTTGGATGATAATCGCATATCCACCATCTCATCACCATCTCTTCAAGGTCTCACTAGCCTAAAACGCCTGGTTTTGGATGGAAACCTGCTGAACAACCATGGATTAGGTGATAAAGTTTTCTTCAATCTAGTCAACTTAACAGAACTGTCACTGGTACGGAATTCCCTGACTGCTGCACCAGTCAACCTTCCAGGCACAAACCTGAGGAAGCTTTATCTTCAAGATAACCATATCAATAGGGTGCCCCCAAATGCTTTTTCTTACCTGAGGCAGCTGTATCGACTTGATATGTCCAATAATAACCTAAGTAATTTACCTCAGGGTATCTTTGATGATTTGGACAATATAACACAACTGATTCTTCGGAACAATCCCTGGTATTGTGGGTGCAAGATGAAATGGGTACGTGACTGGTTACAGTCACTACCTGTGAAGGTCAACGTGCGTGGACTCATGTGCCAAGCCCCAGAAAAAGTTCGAGGGATGGCTATCAAGGACCTCAATGCGGAACTATTTGATTGTAAGGACAACCCGGTTGTAAGCACCATTCAGATAATCACCGGGACGCCCAACACAGTGCATCCTGCTCAAGGACAGTGGCCAGCTCCTGTGACCAAGCAACCAGACACAAAGAACCCCAAACTCACCAAGGATCAGAGAACCACAGGGATTCCAGCAAGAAAAACAATTACCATTACTGTGAAATCTGTCACCTCTGACACAATTCATATCTCTTGGAAACTCGTCCTACCTATGACGGCTTTAAGACTCAGCTGGCTCAAACTGGACCACAGCCCAGCATTTGGATCTATAACTGAAACAATTGTAACAGGAGAACGCAGTGAATACTTGGTCACAGCCCTGGAGCCTGATTCACCCTATCGAGTCTGCATGGTTCCCATGGAAACCAGTAACCTCTATCTATTCGATGAAACTCCTGTTTGTATTGAGACTGAAACTGCACCCCTTCGAATGTACAACCCTACAACCACCCTTAATCGAGAGCAAGAGAAAGAACCTTACAAAAACCCCAATTTGCCACTGGCTGCCATCATTGGCGGGGCTGTGGCCCTGGTGACCATCGCCCTGCTCGCTTTGGTGTGCTGGTACGTTCATAGGAACGGATCCCTCTTCTCACGGAACTGTGCGTACagcaaaggcaggagaagaaaggacgACTATGCGGAAGCTGGCACCAAGAAGGACAACTCCATCCTGGAAATCAGGGAGACTTCTTTTCAGATGTTACCGATAAGCAATGAACCCATCTCAAAGGAAGAATTTGTAATACACACCATATTTCCTCCTAATGGAATGAATCTGTACAAAAACAGTCACAGTGAAAGCAGTAGTAACCGAAGCTATAGAGACAGTGGTATTCCAGACTCCGATCACTCACACTCATGA